One Plantibacter sp. Leaf314 DNA segment encodes these proteins:
- a CDS encoding Gfo/Idh/MocA family protein, with protein MGSTLNDTPTTTGGSVLRVGVIGVGNISRQYFAEFPKLPNLRLVVVADLDLARAAEVAAEQGVRSSSVDELLADPEVDVVLNLTIPAAHAEVARRALEAGKHVYGEKPLALSTAEARPVLELARAKGLRVGSAPDTVLGSGVQTALAVLDAGAIGRPIAAAVAWSAPGHELWHPAPAFYYQPGGGPLLDMGPYYLTSLVSFFGPVVRVSGAVARSDRERTVATGALAGTPIPVHEQVDTHVTAILEHANGVVSTVTVSFEVWASRVPLFEVYGTAGTVAVPDPNRFSDPVELSTADDRTWRAVPDSAGFVDAGRGVGLSDLAEAIEQDRPHRASGDLAFHVLEIMEAIIVAGREHRVVELTSTVERPEPVQQTVAVG; from the coding sequence GTGGGCAGCACGCTGAACGACACACCCACGACCACCGGGGGATCGGTCCTCCGGGTCGGCGTCATCGGCGTCGGCAACATCTCGCGGCAGTACTTCGCCGAGTTCCCCAAGTTGCCGAATCTCCGGCTCGTCGTCGTCGCCGACCTCGATCTCGCACGGGCCGCCGAGGTCGCGGCCGAGCAGGGTGTCCGGTCCTCGAGCGTCGACGAGTTGCTCGCCGACCCGGAGGTCGACGTCGTCCTGAACCTCACCATCCCGGCAGCCCACGCGGAGGTCGCCCGCCGTGCCCTCGAGGCGGGGAAGCACGTCTACGGCGAGAAGCCGCTCGCACTCTCCACGGCCGAGGCGCGACCGGTGCTCGAGCTCGCGCGCGCGAAGGGGTTGCGGGTCGGCAGCGCGCCCGACACCGTCCTCGGCTCCGGTGTCCAGACGGCGCTCGCCGTGCTCGACGCCGGTGCCATCGGTCGGCCGATCGCGGCGGCGGTCGCGTGGAGTGCGCCGGGTCACGAGCTGTGGCACCCGGCACCCGCGTTCTACTACCAGCCGGGCGGCGGTCCGCTGCTCGACATGGGGCCGTACTACCTGACGAGTCTCGTGTCGTTCTTCGGTCCCGTCGTGCGGGTGTCGGGCGCGGTCGCGCGGTCGGACCGGGAGCGGACGGTCGCCACGGGTGCGCTGGCCGGCACGCCGATCCCGGTGCACGAGCAGGTCGACACCCACGTGACGGCGATCCTGGAGCATGCGAACGGTGTCGTCTCGACGGTGACCGTGTCGTTCGAGGTGTGGGCCAGCCGGGTGCCGCTGTTCGAGGTGTACGGCACCGCCGGGACCGTCGCGGTGCCCGACCCGAACCGGTTCTCCGATCCGGTGGAGCTCTCGACCGCGGACGACCGCACCTGGCGTGCGGTGCCCGACAGCGCCGGCTTCGTCGACGCCGGACGCGGGGTCGGGCTGTCGGACCTCGCCGAGGCGATCGAGCAGGACCGGCCACACCGGGCCTCGGGGGACCTCGCGTTCCATGTGCTGGAGATCATGGAGGCGATCATCGTCGCCGGGCGTGAGCACCGGGTCGTGGAACTGACGAGCACCGTGGAGCGGCCCGAGCCCGTGCAGCAGACGGTGGCCGTCGGCTGA
- a CDS encoding Gfo/Idh/MocA family protein codes for MGGSGQPELRVAMIGYGFMGAAHSQAWRTAPRFFDLDAEPVMATIVGRNPEALEAARVKFGWQSASTDWRSVVEDPSIDIVDVCTPGSSHVEIAIAALEAGKHVLCEKPLANSVEEAEFMVAAAEAAKARGVRSMVGFSYRRVPAIGSARQLIAEGALGDVRQIRALYLQDWLTDAEGPMTWRLDKDQAGSGSLGDIGAHAIDLVQHLTGAQLDTVSGTLATFVTERPLLGETVGLSGTASDERGAVTVDDAAWFTAKLVGGLADGAIGAFEATRYATGRKNALRIELSGSRGAIAFDLERMNELEVYDATAPAGKQGFTRIVVTEPEHPYMAAWWPTGHGIGYEHPFSHQVRDLVQAITAGTDPEPSFAEGLQVQRVLRAVERSAGNGSAWTPTN; via the coding sequence ATGGGTGGAAGCGGACAGCCGGAACTCCGGGTCGCGATGATCGGCTACGGCTTCATGGGGGCCGCGCACTCGCAGGCCTGGCGCACCGCACCACGCTTCTTCGACCTCGACGCCGAGCCCGTCATGGCCACGATCGTGGGGCGCAACCCGGAGGCGCTCGAGGCGGCCCGGGTGAAGTTCGGCTGGCAGTCGGCCTCGACCGATTGGCGCAGCGTCGTCGAGGACCCGTCCATCGACATCGTCGACGTCTGCACGCCGGGGTCCTCGCACGTCGAGATCGCCATCGCCGCCCTCGAAGCCGGGAAGCACGTGCTCTGCGAGAAGCCCCTGGCCAACAGTGTCGAGGAGGCCGAGTTCATGGTCGCCGCCGCCGAGGCCGCCAAGGCCCGCGGCGTCCGCTCCATGGTCGGCTTCAGCTACCGTCGCGTGCCGGCCATCGGCTCTGCCCGCCAGCTCATCGCCGAGGGTGCGCTCGGAGACGTCCGCCAGATCCGCGCGCTCTACCTCCAGGACTGGTTGACGGACGCGGAGGGCCCGATGACCTGGCGCCTCGACAAGGACCAGGCCGGCTCCGGTTCCCTCGGCGACATCGGTGCCCACGCCATCGACCTCGTGCAGCACCTGACCGGCGCGCAGCTCGACACGGTCAGCGGGACGCTCGCCACCTTCGTGACGGAACGTCCCCTCCTCGGCGAGACGGTCGGCCTCAGCGGGACCGCCTCCGACGAGCGCGGCGCGGTGACGGTCGACGACGCCGCCTGGTTCACGGCGAAGCTCGTCGGCGGCCTCGCCGACGGTGCCATCGGGGCGTTCGAGGCGACCCGGTATGCGACCGGCCGCAAGAACGCCCTCCGCATCGAGCTGAGCGGCTCCCGCGGCGCCATCGCGTTCGACCTGGAGCGGATGAACGAACTCGAGGTGTACGACGCGACCGCCCCCGCCGGCAAGCAGGGCTTCACCCGCATCGTCGTCACCGAGCCGGAGCACCCGTACATGGCCGCCTGGTGGCCGACCGGTCACGGCATCGGCTACGAGCACCCCTTCTCGCACCAGGTGCGCGACCTCGTCCAGGCCATCACCGCCGGCACCGATCCCGAACCGTCCTTCGCCGAGGGCCTGCAGGTCCAGCGCGTCCTCCGCGCCGTCGAGCGCAGTGCCGGGAACGGCAGCGCCTGGACCCCCACGAACTGA
- a CDS encoding carbohydrate ABC transporter permease, whose product MSATNPLTKPGALPTGSLDTVSVSTAGSRRGRPAEHETRGRRPRGARRKPNILGGIGAWIWLLIIVLPIYYIVITSVRPQAGFFSSNQLIPPTDPTLDGYALVLQSDFFLYLGNSVIITVASVAVTVFVCLMASYAIVRTNSRFTRGAFSFFLLGLAIPLQATIIPLFYMLSKAGLYDTLLALILPSIGFAVPVTVLILSNFIRDIPKELFESMTVDGASSWRTLVSLVLPLARPAIVTVALYNALNVWNGFLFPLVLTQSPSNRVLPLSLWTFQGSFSVNVPAVLAAVVLSTLPIFILYLFGRRQLISGMTAGFSK is encoded by the coding sequence ATGTCAGCCACCAACCCACTCACGAAGCCCGGCGCCCTGCCGACGGGGAGCCTCGACACCGTCAGCGTCTCCACCGCGGGTTCGCGACGCGGTCGCCCGGCCGAGCACGAGACCAGAGGCCGACGTCCCCGTGGCGCGCGACGGAAGCCGAACATCCTCGGCGGCATCGGCGCCTGGATCTGGCTGCTCATCATCGTGCTGCCGATCTACTACATCGTCATCACGAGTGTGCGTCCGCAGGCCGGGTTCTTCTCGAGCAACCAGCTCATCCCGCCGACCGATCCGACGCTCGACGGCTACGCGCTCGTCCTGCAGAGCGACTTCTTCCTGTACCTCGGGAACAGTGTGATCATCACCGTCGCGAGCGTCGCGGTCACCGTGTTCGTCTGCCTCATGGCGTCGTACGCGATCGTGCGCACCAACTCGCGGTTCACGCGGGGAGCGTTCTCGTTCTTCCTGTTGGGGCTCGCGATCCCGCTGCAGGCGACGATCATCCCGCTGTTCTACATGCTCAGCAAGGCGGGACTGTACGACACCCTCCTGGCGCTGATCCTGCCCTCCATCGGGTTCGCGGTGCCGGTCACCGTCCTCATCCTGTCGAACTTCATCCGGGACATCCCGAAGGAACTGTTCGAGTCGATGACCGTGGACGGTGCGTCGAGCTGGCGGACCCTCGTCTCGCTCGTGCTCCCGCTGGCCCGCCCCGCGATCGTCACCGTGGCGCTCTACAACGCGCTCAACGTGTGGAACGGCTTCCTGTTCCCGCTCGTGCTGACGCAGTCGCCGAGCAACCGGGTGCTGCCGCTGTCGCTGTGGACCTTCCAGGGCTCGTTCAGCGTGAACGTGCCCGCGGTGCTCGCCGCCGTGGTGCTGTCGACGCTCCCCATCTTCATCCTGTACCTGTTCGGCAGACGGCAACTGATCAGCGGCATGACCGCCGGCTTCAGCAAGTGA
- a CDS encoding ThuA domain-containing protein, with the protein MTDKQALVVRGGWDGHMPVETTAAFIPFLEANGFTVRVEDGTAVYTDADYLDTVDLIVQINTMNTIEPEEFAGLQRAVLNGTGMAGWHGGIADSYRNNADYLHMIGGQFAHHAGKDPAERTGEQSDNYIPYTVHITEYGRQHPITEGIEDFDLVTEQYWVLSDEYNDVLATTTQEVRPWDAWNRPVTAPAIWTRHWGKGRIFVSAPGHRIEIVEEPNVRTIIERGLLWAAR; encoded by the coding sequence ATGACTGACAAGCAGGCCCTCGTGGTCCGAGGTGGTTGGGACGGGCACATGCCCGTCGAGACCACAGCGGCCTTCATCCCCTTCCTGGAGGCGAACGGGTTCACCGTGCGCGTCGAGGACGGGACCGCCGTCTACACCGATGCCGACTACCTCGACACCGTCGACCTCATCGTCCAGATCAACACCATGAACACCATCGAGCCTGAGGAGTTCGCGGGCCTCCAGCGGGCCGTCCTGAACGGCACGGGGATGGCCGGTTGGCACGGCGGGATCGCGGACTCGTACCGGAACAACGCGGACTACCTCCACATGATCGGCGGGCAGTTCGCGCACCACGCCGGCAAGGATCCGGCGGAGCGCACGGGGGAGCAGTCCGACAACTACATCCCGTACACCGTGCACATCACCGAGTACGGCCGGCAGCACCCGATCACCGAGGGGATCGAGGACTTCGACCTCGTCACCGAGCAGTACTGGGTGCTGAGCGACGAGTACAACGACGTGCTCGCGACGACGACACAGGAGGTGCGGCCCTGGGACGCGTGGAACCGTCCCGTCACGGCCCCCGCCATCTGGACGCGCCACTGGGGGAAGGGCCGGATCTTCGTCTCCGCGCCCGGCCACCGCATCGAGATCGTCGAAGAACCCAACGTCCGCACCATCATCGAACGGGGCCTGCTGTGGGCAGCACGCTGA
- a CDS encoding carbohydrate ABC transporter permease has translation MTATRQLHGAGGAGAAAMRRRTGPSGWMVAPALGFFLVFAIIPLIVALYLSFTRWDAITDPAWVGLDNWASVLVDPVAIDALVLTLKVIVISWVVQTPISLLLGTWTAGKQRNRAVLGAIFFLPLLLSSAATAIAFKAILDPNFGLSASLGIPFLKQDWLGNQQLVLFVVIFIIAWQFVPFHTLLFQGGVRQIPASLYEAAEIDGAGTIKQFFHITLPQLRYTLVTSSTLMIIGSLTYFDVIFVLTGGVPSAGTRILPILMYVTGFSASQFGQASVMAIILAVIGLAIALLLTKLSGFAKMDSQQEGL, from the coding sequence ATGACTGCAACCCGTCAACTGCACGGGGCCGGAGGGGCCGGTGCGGCAGCGATGCGCCGCCGCACCGGCCCCAGTGGCTGGATGGTCGCGCCGGCGCTGGGCTTCTTCCTCGTCTTCGCGATCATCCCGCTCATCGTCGCCCTGTACCTGAGCTTCACCCGCTGGGACGCCATCACGGATCCCGCGTGGGTCGGTCTCGACAACTGGGCCTCCGTCCTCGTCGACCCGGTCGCGATCGACGCACTCGTCCTGACGCTCAAGGTCATCGTGATCTCCTGGGTCGTCCAGACACCGATCAGCCTGCTGCTCGGCACGTGGACCGCGGGGAAGCAGCGCAACCGGGCGGTGCTCGGAGCGATCTTCTTCCTGCCGCTCCTGCTGTCGTCCGCGGCGACCGCCATCGCGTTCAAGGCGATCCTCGACCCGAACTTCGGCCTCTCGGCGTCGCTCGGCATCCCGTTCCTCAAGCAGGACTGGCTGGGCAACCAGCAGCTCGTCCTGTTCGTGGTGATCTTCATCATCGCGTGGCAGTTCGTGCCGTTCCACACGCTCCTCTTCCAGGGCGGCGTCCGACAGATCCCCGCGTCGCTCTACGAGGCGGCGGAGATCGACGGTGCCGGGACGATCAAGCAGTTCTTCCACATCACGCTCCCGCAACTGCGGTACACGCTCGTGACGTCGTCGACGCTCATGATCATCGGATCGCTCACCTACTTCGACGTGATCTTCGTGCTCACCGGCGGGGTCCCGAGTGCGGGCACCCGCATCCTCCCGATCCTCATGTACGTGACGGGCTTCTCCGCGAGCCAGTTCGGGCAGGCGAGTGTCATGGCGATCATCCTGGCCGTCATCGGTCTCGCCATCGCGCTGCTCCTCACCAAGCTGAGCGGCTTCGCCAAGATGGACAGTCAGCAGGAGGGCCTCTGA
- a CDS encoding metallophosphoesterase, whose product MSTSLLLISDTHLPKRAKALPDAVWAAVDAADLVVHAGDWVDEATLDALEQRATRLVGVFGNNDGPGLRARLPEVARFEVDGVRFAVVHETGAATGRERRADEAYPDTDVLVFGHSHIPWDTVSPAGLRLLNPGSPTDRRRQPQCTMMTARVDDGVLADVLVVPVAR is encoded by the coding sequence ATGTCGACCTCGCTCCTGCTCATCTCCGACACCCACCTGCCCAAGCGCGCGAAGGCCCTGCCGGACGCCGTGTGGGCCGCGGTCGACGCGGCCGACCTCGTCGTCCACGCCGGCGACTGGGTCGACGAGGCGACACTCGACGCCCTCGAGCAGCGAGCCACCCGCCTCGTCGGCGTCTTCGGCAACAACGACGGACCGGGGCTCCGCGCGCGGCTCCCCGAGGTCGCGCGGTTCGAGGTCGACGGCGTCCGCTTCGCCGTCGTCCACGAGACCGGTGCAGCCACCGGCCGCGAACGGCGCGCCGACGAGGCCTACCCCGACACCGACGTGCTCGTCTTCGGGCACAGCCACATCCCCTGGGACACTGTCTCCCCCGCGGGTCTCCGGCTGCTCAATCCCGGCTCGCCGACGGACCGTCGCCGTCAGCCGCAGTGCACGATGATGACCGCGCGGGTGGACGACGGCGTGCTCGCGGACGTCCTGGTCGTCCCCGTCGCCCGCTGA
- a CDS encoding extracellular solute-binding protein, translating to MTLRTSPRRRTRMAAVALGVSALMLGATACSSGGGAPSGSATLWGLTGTDEDTVLGPSLKEWNAANADGQVAPTYFQNDAYKTKIRTAVGAGSAPTIIYSWAGGTLNSYVDAGKVADITSETADAKGKFLESVWNQGVIDDKVYAVPMNATTPIMFYYNKDVLKSAGVEVPTTFDEIVDAIPKLKAAGVAPFSLAGASKWPSLMWEEYLVDRVAGPEAFNKIMAGEADAWSDPGIIEANEKIQELVKAGAFVDGYASVTADSNADVALLYTGKAAMMLQGAWVMTTFKQQAAEFAEKGLGYTTFPAVTGGKGDPSNIVGNPSGYFSISAAATKEQKASALKYLTDGVFDKGYIDRMVKAGQVPPITDIDAEIADAGGDFGTTVYDLTKNAKNFQMSWDQALPPAQATALLTNLDQLFNLQITPEEFSDNMNKTIGQ from the coding sequence ATGACGCTTCGTACTTCACCTCGCCGTCGGACCCGGATGGCCGCAGTCGCCCTCGGCGTCTCGGCCCTCATGCTCGGCGCGACCGCCTGCTCGAGCGGTGGTGGCGCCCCGAGTGGCAGTGCCACGCTCTGGGGCCTCACCGGCACCGACGAGGACACCGTCCTCGGCCCGTCGCTCAAGGAGTGGAACGCCGCCAACGCCGACGGCCAGGTCGCGCCGACGTACTTCCAGAACGACGCCTACAAGACCAAGATCCGCACCGCGGTCGGTGCGGGCAGTGCACCGACCATCATCTACAGCTGGGCGGGCGGCACCCTGAACTCCTACGTCGACGCCGGCAAGGTCGCCGACATCACCTCGGAGACCGCGGACGCGAAGGGCAAGTTCCTGGAGTCCGTCTGGAACCAGGGCGTCATCGACGACAAGGTCTACGCGGTGCCGATGAACGCCACCACGCCGATCATGTTCTATTACAACAAGGACGTCCTGAAGTCGGCCGGTGTCGAGGTCCCGACGACCTTCGACGAGATCGTCGACGCCATCCCGAAGCTCAAGGCGGCCGGTGTCGCGCCGTTCTCCCTCGCCGGTGCCTCGAAGTGGCCGTCGCTCATGTGGGAGGAGTACCTCGTCGACCGCGTCGCGGGCCCGGAGGCGTTCAACAAGATCATGGCCGGTGAGGCCGACGCGTGGAGCGATCCCGGCATCATCGAGGCGAACGAGAAGATCCAGGAGCTCGTGAAGGCCGGTGCGTTCGTCGACGGCTACGCCTCGGTCACCGCGGACAGCAACGCCGACGTCGCGCTCCTCTACACGGGCAAGGCGGCCATGATGCTGCAGGGCGCCTGGGTCATGACGACGTTCAAGCAGCAGGCCGCGGAGTTCGCCGAGAAGGGGCTCGGCTACACGACCTTCCCGGCCGTGACCGGTGGCAAGGGCGACCCGTCGAACATCGTCGGCAACCCGTCCGGCTACTTCTCCATCTCCGCCGCGGCGACGAAGGAGCAGAAGGCCAGCGCGCTGAAGTACCTCACGGACGGCGTCTTCGACAAGGGCTACATCGACCGCATGGTGAAGGCCGGCCAGGTGCCGCCGATCACGGACATCGACGCGGAGATCGCGGACGCCGGCGGCGACTTCGGCACGACCGTGTACGACCTCACGAAGAACGCCAAGAACTTCCAGATGTCGTGGGACCAGGCGCTCCCGCCCGCACAGGCGACCGCTCTGTTGACGAACCTCGACCAGCTGTTCAACCTGCAGATCACCCCCGAGGAGTTCTCCGACAACATGAACAAGACGATCGGGCAGTGA
- a CDS encoding GNAT family N-acetyltransferase: MPTAWTLRPATLDDATWMAEVRAVVMRPDLERLGRYDETRVRRRFLDAYRPEHTSVIVVDGVAAGLFAVRPEPEERWLEHFYLAPEHQGAGLGTAVLAQVLRDDGDPRPFRLNVLQGSPARRLYERHGFTLEREDDVDVWMVRRG; the protein is encoded by the coding sequence ATGCCCACCGCATGGACACTCCGACCGGCCACGCTCGACGATGCGACGTGGATGGCCGAGGTGCGCGCCGTCGTGATGCGCCCCGACCTCGAGCGTCTCGGGCGCTACGACGAGACCCGCGTGCGTCGACGGTTCCTCGACGCGTACCGGCCGGAGCACACCTCGGTGATCGTGGTCGACGGTGTCGCGGCCGGGCTGTTCGCGGTCCGCCCGGAGCCCGAGGAACGGTGGCTGGAACACTTCTACCTGGCCCCCGAGCACCAGGGCGCCGGCCTCGGTACCGCGGTCCTCGCGCAGGTGCTGCGCGACGACGGCGACCCGCGCCCGTTCCGCTTGAACGTGCTGCAGGGCAGCCCGGCCCGTCGCCTCTACGAGCGCCACGGCTTCACGCTGGAACGCGAGGACGACGTCGACGTGTGGATGGTCCGCCGGGGCTGA